From the genome of Halomonas sp. 1513, one region includes:
- a CDS encoding nicotinate-nucleotide diphosphorylase (carboxylating), with protein MHYQQALAEEIRQAAARLLAEDVGPGDITAQLIPATQWAKANVISREDAVLCGVAWVDEVFRRLDAKVSLHWLAADGDRLAAGQPFLELEGPARSLLSGERAALNLLQTLSATATRTRHYVDLLEGTGVRLLDTRKTLPNLRLAQKYAVTCGGGHNHRIGLYDAFLIKENHIAACGGIAAAVREARDIARDLPVEVEVETFEELDQALAAGADVIMLDNFTLEAMREAVARTAGRATLEASGNVDETTLRTIAETGVDCISSGALTKDIKAIDLSMRILETRTA; from the coding sequence ATGCACTATCAGCAAGCCCTCGCCGAAGAGATCCGCCAAGCCGCCGCCCGGCTGCTCGCCGAAGACGTCGGTCCTGGCGACATCACCGCCCAACTGATCCCGGCGACCCAGTGGGCCAAGGCCAACGTGATCAGTCGCGAGGATGCCGTACTCTGCGGCGTGGCCTGGGTCGACGAGGTGTTTCGCCGCCTCGACGCCAAGGTCAGCCTGCACTGGCTGGCCGCCGACGGTGATCGTCTCGCTGCCGGCCAACCCTTCCTCGAGCTGGAAGGACCGGCGCGCAGCCTGCTGTCCGGCGAGCGTGCCGCGCTCAACCTGCTGCAAACGCTGTCGGCCACGGCCACCCGCACGCGCCACTATGTCGACCTGCTCGAGGGTACCGGCGTGCGGCTGCTCGACACCCGCAAGACCCTGCCCAACCTGCGCCTGGCGCAGAAGTATGCGGTGACCTGCGGCGGCGGCCATAACCACCGCATCGGCCTGTACGACGCCTTCCTGATCAAGGAGAACCATATCGCCGCCTGCGGCGGGATTGCGGCAGCGGTAAGGGAGGCCCGCGATATCGCCCGCGACCTGCCGGTGGAGGTCGAAGTCGAGACCTTCGAGGAGCTCGACCAGGCGCTGGCCGCCGGTGCCGACGTGATCATGCTCGACAACTTCACTCTGGAGGCAATGCGCGAGGCAGTCGCCCGCACCGCCGGCCGTGCGACCCTGGAAGCCTCCGGCAACGTCGACGAGACCACCCTGCGCACCATCGCCGAGACCGG
- a CDS encoding pyruvate dehydrogenase complex dihydrolipoyllysine-residue acetyltransferase, with the protein MSSEIIKVPDIGGSTDVEIIEIAVSEGDVIEAEDTLITLESDKASMDVPSPKGGKVLKVLVKEGDTVSEGDDIVELEAEGGGDSDAGSADDSASQASGGEQAAAEPAPAEDKPAAKSGAGGKQTVEIKVPDLGGSSDVEIIEVAVAEGDEVAEEDTLITLESDKASMDVPSPHSGKLVKLSVKEGDTVSEGDVIGSMEIVGEGSDEAPAEQAAAEQAPAAEPEPQQEEAASGEPERKEIRVPDLSGSSDVPIIEIAVSAGDELDEEDPLITLESDKASMDVPSPYKGKLLELTVKEGDTVSEGDLIGYIEVAGSKPAPKPESSAPKAESPKADAPKASKPAPAAAGTPSPEAQMAAHKPRDGKLVHAGPAVRMLARELGVDLGLVKPSGPKERVLKEDVQAYVKQVMAGQTQAPAAASPAAGGSGIPPIPDQDYSQFGEIEEKPMGRLMKMGATNLHRSWVNLPHVTQFDEADISELEAFRKSMKAEAEAQGAKLTPLPFLIKACAFALRQYPQFNVSLRPDGETVVWKKYVHIGLAVDTPDGLMVPVIRNADQKSLIELAKESVELAKKAQTKKLKREEMTGGCFTISSLGSIGGTAFTPIVNAPEVAILGISKAQMKPVWDGAAFQPRLMMPLCLSYDHRAVNGADAARFTALLGQLLTDIRRLLL; encoded by the coding sequence TTGAGTAGCGAAATCATCAAAGTCCCCGACATCGGCGGTAGCACCGATGTCGAAATCATCGAGATCGCGGTGTCCGAAGGCGACGTCATCGAGGCCGAAGACACCCTGATCACCCTCGAGTCCGACAAGGCCAGCATGGATGTACCCTCGCCCAAGGGCGGCAAGGTGCTGAAAGTGCTGGTCAAGGAGGGCGACACCGTCTCCGAGGGCGACGATATCGTCGAACTGGAAGCCGAAGGCGGCGGCGACAGCGATGCCGGCAGCGCCGATGACAGCGCAAGCCAGGCGTCCGGCGGCGAGCAGGCCGCGGCCGAGCCGGCCCCCGCCGAGGACAAGCCGGCGGCCAAGTCCGGCGCTGGCGGCAAGCAGACCGTCGAGATCAAGGTGCCCGACCTGGGCGGCTCCAGCGATGTGGAAATCATCGAGGTGGCCGTCGCGGAAGGCGACGAGGTCGCCGAAGAGGACACCCTGATCACCCTGGAGTCCGACAAGGCCTCCATGGACGTGCCCAGCCCGCACAGCGGCAAGCTGGTCAAGCTCAGCGTCAAGGAGGGCGATACGGTCTCCGAAGGCGACGTGATCGGCAGCATGGAAATTGTCGGCGAAGGGAGCGATGAGGCCCCCGCCGAGCAGGCTGCCGCCGAGCAGGCGCCGGCCGCCGAGCCCGAGCCGCAGCAGGAAGAGGCCGCATCCGGCGAGCCGGAGCGCAAGGAGATCCGGGTGCCGGATCTATCCGGCTCCTCCGATGTGCCGATCATCGAGATCGCCGTCAGCGCCGGCGACGAGCTCGACGAGGAAGACCCGCTGATCACCCTGGAGTCCGACAAGGCCTCCATGGACGTGCCGAGCCCCTACAAGGGCAAGCTGCTGGAGCTCACCGTCAAGGAGGGCGACACGGTCTCCGAAGGTGACCTGATCGGCTATATCGAGGTAGCGGGCAGCAAGCCGGCACCCAAGCCCGAGTCGAGTGCGCCGAAGGCCGAATCTCCCAAGGCCGACGCGCCCAAGGCCAGCAAGCCGGCGCCGGCCGCGGCCGGCACGCCCAGCCCCGAGGCCCAGATGGCGGCCCACAAGCCGCGCGATGGCAAGCTGGTCCACGCCGGCCCCGCGGTGCGCATGCTGGCCCGTGAGCTGGGCGTCGACCTGGGGCTGGTCAAGCCCAGCGGCCCCAAGGAGCGGGTGCTCAAGGAGGATGTCCAGGCCTACGTCAAGCAGGTCATGGCCGGCCAGACCCAGGCGCCGGCGGCGGCGTCACCTGCCGCAGGCGGCAGCGGCATTCCGCCGATCCCCGATCAGGACTACAGCCAGTTCGGCGAGATCGAAGAGAAGCCGATGGGCCGCCTGATGAAGATGGGCGCCACCAACCTGCACCGCAGCTGGGTCAACCTGCCCCACGTGACCCAGTTCGACGAGGCTGACATCAGCGAGCTGGAGGCCTTCCGCAAGTCGATGAAGGCCGAGGCCGAGGCCCAGGGCGCCAAGCTCACGCCGCTGCCGTTCCTGATCAAGGCGTGTGCCTTCGCCCTGCGTCAGTACCCGCAGTTCAACGTCAGCCTCAGGCCCGACGGCGAGACCGTGGTGTGGAAGAAGTACGTCCATATCGGCCTCGCGGTGGATACCCCGGACGGCCTGATGGTGCCGGTGATCCGCAACGCCGACCAGAAGTCGCTGATCGAGCTGGCCAAGGAGAGCGTCGAGCTGGCCAAGAAGGCGCAGACCAAGAAGCTCAAGCGCGAGGAGATGACCGGTGGCTGCTTCACCATCTCAAGCCTGGGCTCGATCGGTGGCACTGCTTTCACGCCCATCGTCAACGCCCCGGAGGTCGCCATTCTGGGCATCTCCAAGGCGCAGATGAAGCCGGTGTGGGACGGCGCGGCCTTCCAGCCGCGGCTGATGATGCCGCTGTGCCTGTCCTACGACCACCGTGCGGTCAACGGTGCCGATGCGGCGCGCTTCACGGCGCTGCTGGGACAGTTGCTGACCGATATCCGCCGCCTGCTGTTGTAA
- a CDS encoding N-acetylmuramoyl-L-alanine amidase: MRAATTISEGWLDAARRVSSPNCNARPEGEVSALVLHSISLPPGEFGGGDIERLFTNRLDPAAHPYFAGIAALRVSAHLLIRRDGECVQFVPFDKRAWHAGRSRWFDPHSRRERVELNDFSVGIELEGDEVTPYREAQYRTLAGAVAALCEHYPRLTTGRITGHARIAPLRKTDPGPAFDWAYLRRCLLDFM; encoded by the coding sequence ATGCGTGCTGCTACCACGATCAGCGAAGGATGGCTCGACGCCGCCCGACGGGTGTCGTCACCCAACTGCAATGCGCGACCCGAAGGCGAGGTCTCGGCGCTGGTGCTGCACTCGATCAGCCTGCCGCCGGGTGAGTTCGGCGGCGGCGACATCGAGCGGCTGTTCACCAATCGCCTCGATCCCGCGGCGCACCCCTATTTCGCCGGCATTGCCGCCCTGCGAGTCTCGGCGCATCTGCTGATTCGCCGCGACGGCGAGTGCGTGCAGTTCGTGCCCTTCGACAAGCGCGCCTGGCACGCCGGCCGCTCGCGCTGGTTCGATCCCCATAGCCGCCGTGAACGCGTCGAACTCAACGACTTCAGCGTCGGCATCGAGCTCGAGGGCGACGAGGTGACGCCCTACCGCGAGGCGCAGTACCGCACCTTGGCGGGGGCTGTCGCGGCGCTCTGCGAGCACTACCCGCGGCTGACCACGGGGCGCATCACCGGTCATGCCCGCATTGCGCCGCTGCGTAAGACCGATCCCGGGCCGGCCTTCGATTGGGCCTATCTGCGCCGCTGCCTGCTCGATTTCATGTAG
- a CDS encoding pyruvate dehydrogenase (acetyl-transferring), homodimeric type, which translates to MSLEAREDLDPVETTEWMESLESVLDREGENRAQYLLSRLADRLRRDGMQVPFSVTTPHRNSIPVHREAHMPGDLFMERKIRSLIRYNAIAQVIRNNSANPGLGGHIASFMSAATLYDVGFNHFFRAPNGDFEGDLVYIQGHVAPGIYARAFLEGRLTHDQMDKFRQEVDGDGLSSYPHPWLMPDFWQFPTVSMGLGPIQAIYQAHVMKYLHSREMKDMHDRKIWCFMGDGECDEPESLGAIHLASRERLDNLIFVINCNLQRLDGPVRGNSRIMDELEGVFRGAGWNVQKVVWGRFWDPLFEQDKKGVLQKRMDEAVDGDYQNYKANGGAYTREHFFGKYPETADLVKDMSDEDIWKLNRGGHDPYKVYAAYHEAVNNTNGRPTVILAHTVKGYGMGGGDGEAANESHQLKSMEYEALKRFRDRFGIPLTDEQLKEVPYYKPDDESPEMKYMHLQRERLGGYLPQRRSDFEALEIPALEDKTFASQMGGSKGREVSTTMAFVRVLNGLVKDKKIGKQVVPIIPDEARTFGMEGMFRQLGIYTSEGQKYEPVDKGQIMFYREDKKGQILEEGITEAGAMSAWIAAATSYSNNNLPLLPFYVYYSMFGFQRIGDLAWAAGDMQARGFLVGGTAGRTTLNGEGLQHQDGHGHILASTIPNCRSYDPTYAHEVAVIVQDGLRRMFVDKESCFYYLSVMNENYEQPELETVPADDIIKGMYLLRETKGKKGKGHVQLLGSGTILREVEAAAEMLAEEWGVGSDIWSVTSFNELRREALEVDRQAFLNPEDEPGKPHVTTCLEGRKGPAIASTDYMKLFADQVRAWVPTDYHVLGTDGFGRSDTREKLRHFFEVDRKFVTVAALKALADRGELDRKVVSEAIKKYGIDPKKPNPLMV; encoded by the coding sequence ATGAGTCTGGAGGCAAGAGAAGATCTCGATCCGGTCGAAACCACGGAATGGATGGAATCCCTGGAATCGGTCCTGGATCGCGAGGGCGAAAATCGCGCTCAATACCTGTTGAGCCGTCTGGCTGACCGCCTGCGCCGTGACGGCATGCAGGTACCCTTCTCGGTGACGACCCCCCATCGCAACAGCATCCCGGTGCATCGCGAAGCGCACATGCCCGGCGACCTGTTCATGGAGCGCAAGATCCGCTCGCTGATTCGCTACAACGCGATTGCCCAGGTGATTCGCAACAATAGCGCCAACCCGGGGCTAGGCGGCCATATCGCCAGTTTCATGTCGGCGGCGACGCTGTACGACGTGGGCTTCAACCACTTCTTCCGTGCCCCTAACGGTGACTTCGAGGGCGACCTGGTCTACATCCAGGGCCACGTGGCGCCGGGCATCTATGCGCGGGCCTTCCTCGAAGGGCGCCTCACCCATGACCAGATGGACAAGTTCCGTCAGGAAGTCGACGGTGACGGCCTCTCCTCCTACCCGCACCCGTGGCTGATGCCGGATTTCTGGCAGTTCCCCACGGTGTCTATGGGGCTGGGGCCGATCCAGGCCATCTACCAGGCCCACGTCATGAAGTACCTGCATTCCCGCGAGATGAAGGACATGCACGATCGCAAGATCTGGTGCTTCATGGGCGACGGCGAGTGCGACGAGCCGGAATCGCTGGGCGCCATCCACCTGGCCAGCCGCGAGCGGCTCGACAACCTGATCTTCGTGATCAACTGCAACCTGCAGCGTCTCGACGGCCCGGTGCGCGGCAACTCGCGGATCATGGACGAACTCGAGGGCGTGTTCCGCGGCGCCGGCTGGAACGTGCAGAAGGTGGTCTGGGGCCGCTTCTGGGATCCGCTGTTCGAGCAGGACAAGAAGGGCGTGCTGCAGAAGCGCATGGATGAGGCGGTCGACGGCGATTACCAGAACTACAAGGCCAACGGCGGCGCCTACACCCGCGAGCACTTCTTCGGCAAGTATCCGGAGACCGCCGACCTGGTCAAGGATATGTCCGACGAGGACATCTGGAAGCTCAACCGCGGCGGCCACGACCCCTACAAGGTCTATGCGGCCTATCACGAGGCGGTCAACAACACCAACGGCCGCCCCACCGTGATCCTGGCGCATACCGTCAAGGGCTACGGCATGGGCGGTGGCGACGGCGAAGCGGCCAACGAGTCCCACCAGCTCAAGAGCATGGAGTACGAGGCGCTCAAGCGCTTCCGCGACCGCTTCGGCATTCCGCTCACCGACGAGCAGCTCAAGGAGGTGCCGTACTACAAGCCCGACGACGAGTCGCCGGAAATGAAGTACATGCACCTGCAGCGCGAGCGCCTGGGTGGCTACCTGCCGCAGCGCCGCAGCGACTTCGAGGCGCTCGAGATCCCGGCGCTGGAGGACAAGACCTTCGCTTCCCAGATGGGCGGCTCCAAGGGGCGCGAAGTCTCCACCACCATGGCCTTCGTGCGCGTCCTCAACGGCCTGGTCAAGGACAAGAAGATCGGCAAGCAGGTGGTGCCGATCATTCCCGACGAGGCGCGTACCTTCGGCATGGAGGGCATGTTCCGCCAGCTGGGTATCTACACCTCCGAGGGCCAGAAGTACGAGCCGGTGGATAAAGGCCAGATCATGTTCTACCGCGAGGACAAGAAGGGCCAGATCCTCGAGGAGGGCATTACCGAGGCGGGTGCCATGTCGGCGTGGATCGCCGCGGCCACCTCCTACAGCAACAACAACCTGCCGCTGCTGCCGTTCTACGTCTACTACTCGATGTTCGGCTTCCAGCGCATCGGAGACCTGGCCTGGGCCGCCGGTGACATGCAGGCGCGCGGCTTCCTGGTTGGCGGTACCGCCGGGCGTACCACCCTCAACGGCGAGGGCCTGCAGCACCAGGACGGCCACGGCCATATCCTGGCCTCGACCATCCCCAACTGCCGCAGCTACGACCCCACCTATGCCCACGAAGTGGCGGTGATCGTCCAGGACGGCCTGCGGCGGATGTTCGTCGACAAGGAGAGCTGCTTCTACTACCTGTCGGTGATGAACGAGAACTACGAGCAGCCCGAGCTCGAGACGGTGCCGGCCGATGACATCATCAAGGGCATGTACCTGCTGCGCGAGACCAAGGGCAAGAAGGGCAAGGGCCACGTCCAACTGCTGGGCTCGGGTACCATCCTGCGTGAGGTCGAGGCGGCCGCCGAGATGCTCGCCGAGGAGTGGGGCGTGGGCTCCGACATCTGGAGCGTGACCAGCTTCAACGAGCTGCGCCGCGAAGCGCTCGAGGTCGATCGCCAGGCCTTCCTCAACCCCGAGGACGAGCCCGGCAAGCCCCACGTCACCACCTGCCTGGAAGGGCGCAAGGGCCCGGCCATCGCCTCCACCGACTACATGAAGCTGTTCGCCGACCAGGTCCGCGCCTGGGTGCCGACCGACTACCATGTATTGGGTACCGATGGCTTCGGGCGTTCCGACACCCGTGAGAAGCTGCGTCACTTCTTCGAGGTCGACCGCAAGTTCGTCACCGTGGCGGCGCTCAAGGCGCTGGCAGATCGCGGCGAGCTGGACCGCAAGGTGGTCAGCGAGGCGATCAAGAAGTACGGCATCGATCCCAAGAAGCCTAACCCGCTGATGGTGTGA